A window of the Rhizobium brockwellii genome harbors these coding sequences:
- a CDS encoding methylglyoxal synthase — MAGGKCLALIAHDQKKDDMADFARAHRDVLSRWKIVATGTTGGRVLDAAPDLNVTRLKSGPLGGDQQIGALISTGEVDALIFFVDPLTPMPHDVDVKALMRLAIVYDIPMALNHATAIKLLPTLEA; from the coding sequence ATGGCCGGCGGCAAATGCCTTGCATTGATTGCGCATGACCAGAAGAAAGACGATATGGCGGATTTCGCCCGCGCCCACAGGGACGTTCTCTCCCGTTGGAAGATCGTCGCCACCGGCACCACCGGCGGGCGCGTGCTCGACGCTGCCCCCGACCTCAACGTCACCAGGCTGAAAAGCGGGCCGCTCGGCGGCGACCAGCAGATCGGCGCCTTGATTTCGACCGGCGAGGTCGACGCCCTGATCTTCTTCGTCGACCCTTTGACGCCGATGCCGCACGATGTCGACGTGAAGGCGCTAATGCGGCTGGCGATCGTCTATGATATTCCGATGGCGCTCAACCACGCGACCGCTATAAAACTTCTTCCCACACTCGAAGCCTGA
- the mepA gene encoding penicillin-insensitive murein endopeptidase, protein MAFGFAQAFRTFGKLTLAGAIGASLAAGDVGAQQKTPSPGSAKGQFGAVGLPTQGPAQPIGFYAKGCMTGAVALPTDGPTWEAMRLSRNRRWGNPAMIALLERLSEDGVKYAGWPGILVGDIAQPRGGPMLNGHASHQIGLDADIWFTPMPARRMTAQEREDLPFTTMLQKDKFLTVDPKVWTQSRARLLMLAASYPEVERIFVNPAIKKKMCDTWTGDRTNLGKLRPEYGHDSHFHIRIKCPPGAAGCTPQAPVVAGDGCDKSLAWWFTPAPWAPPKPPKPGAKPPKPPREMMVSDLPKACAAVLDAASVASMQAATYGGPSAASALTAAPAAAPAADADGALPDVGPVPNDKPAIQ, encoded by the coding sequence ATGGCTTTCGGCTTCGCTCAGGCTTTCAGAACATTCGGCAAACTGACGCTTGCCGGCGCAATCGGTGCAAGCCTTGCCGCCGGCGACGTCGGCGCCCAACAAAAGACGCCGAGCCCGGGTAGCGCCAAGGGGCAGTTCGGCGCCGTCGGCCTGCCGACGCAGGGACCGGCGCAACCGATCGGCTTTTACGCGAAGGGCTGCATGACGGGTGCGGTGGCGCTGCCGACCGACGGGCCGACCTGGGAGGCGATGCGGCTTTCGCGCAATCGCCGCTGGGGCAATCCGGCGATGATCGCGCTGCTCGAACGTCTTTCTGAGGACGGGGTCAAATATGCCGGCTGGCCTGGAATTCTCGTCGGCGACATTGCGCAGCCGCGCGGCGGGCCGATGCTGAACGGCCATGCCTCGCACCAGATCGGCCTCGATGCCGACATCTGGTTTACGCCGATGCCCGCGCGCCGCATGACGGCTCAGGAGCGCGAGGATCTGCCCTTCACCACCATGCTGCAAAAGGACAAGTTCCTGACCGTCGACCCCAAGGTCTGGACGCAATCGCGCGCGCGGCTGCTGATGCTGGCGGCAAGCTATCCCGAGGTGGAGCGCATCTTCGTCAATCCGGCGATCAAGAAAAAGATGTGTGATACCTGGACGGGCGACCGCACCAATCTCGGCAAGCTCCGGCCGGAATACGGCCATGACTCGCATTTTCACATCCGGATCAAGTGCCCGCCAGGTGCTGCGGGATGCACGCCGCAGGCCCCCGTCGTTGCCGGCGACGGCTGCGACAAGTCGCTCGCCTGGTGGTTCACTCCGGCGCCCTGGGCGCCGCCGAAACCGCCGAAGCCCGGCGCCAAGCCGCCGAAGCCGCCGCGCGAGATGATGGTCTCCGACCTGCCCAAGGCCTGCGCCGCCGTGCTCGATGCTGCTTCCGTCGCCTCGATGCAGGCCGCCACCTATGGCGGCCCTTCCGCCGCAAGCGCGCTCACCGCCGCTCCGGCCGCGGCGCCTGCCGCTGACGCCGACGGCGCTTTGCCCGATGTCGGCCCGGTTCCCAACGACAAGCCGGCGATACAATGA
- a CDS encoding extracellular solute-binding protein, producing the protein MAALWSKIGLFLSLAGALAPMPAAGQDQPFQIGSSVISEMKYKPGFAHFDYVNPDAPKGGDLRLSASGAFDTFNPLLAKGQAAVGLTLVYDTLMKPADDELLVSYGLLAEGLSFPADVSSATFRLRKEAKWADGQPVTPEDVIFSLDKTKELNPLASNYYHHVVKAEKTGERDVTFTFDEKNNRELPNILGQLMVVPKHWWEAPGPDGKPRDISKTTLEPVMGSGPYKIASFSPGATIRYELRDDYWGKDLNVNVGQNNFRNVNYTYFGDRDVEFEAFRAGNSDYWQETTAARWATGYDFPAVKEGRVKKEEVANPLRATGIMQALVPNMRRDLFKDIRVREALNYGLDFEELNRTVAFNSYKRIDSYFWNTELASSGLPQGRELEILQGMKDKVPAEIFTTPYINPVGGDPQKSRDNLRKAIALFKEAGWELKGNRMVNTKTGQPMSFEILLSSPMLERWAVPYANNLRKIGIDARIRTVDASQSVNRERSFDYDMIWNVWAETMNPGNEQADYWGSGSVNQQGSRNYAGIANPAVDELIRMIIFAPNRDEQIAAIKAMDRVLLANHYVIPLFYRDTYNIAYWNTLTHPAEFPAYSLGFPDAWWSTSVK; encoded by the coding sequence ATGGCGGCTCTGTGGTCGAAGATCGGTTTGTTTCTATCGCTTGCGGGTGCTCTGGCGCCAATGCCGGCAGCGGGTCAGGACCAGCCCTTTCAGATCGGAAGCTCGGTCATCAGCGAGATGAAGTACAAGCCGGGCTTTGCGCATTTCGACTACGTCAATCCCGATGCACCGAAAGGCGGAGACCTGCGCCTCTCCGCAAGCGGCGCTTTCGACACCTTCAACCCGCTGCTCGCCAAAGGCCAGGCGGCAGTGGGCCTGACGCTCGTTTACGACACGTTGATGAAGCCCGCCGACGACGAGCTGCTCGTCTCCTACGGTCTGCTTGCCGAGGGATTGTCTTTTCCCGCCGACGTCTCGAGCGCGACCTTCCGCCTGCGCAAGGAAGCGAAATGGGCGGATGGTCAGCCGGTCACGCCGGAAGACGTCATTTTCAGTCTGGACAAGACCAAGGAATTAAATCCCCTCGCCTCGAACTATTACCACCACGTTGTCAAAGCGGAAAAGACCGGCGAGCGTGACGTCACCTTCACCTTCGATGAGAAGAACAACCGCGAACTGCCGAACATTCTCGGTCAGTTGATGGTCGTGCCGAAGCATTGGTGGGAAGCGCCCGGACCGGATGGCAAGCCGCGCGACATTTCTAAAACGACGCTGGAGCCCGTGATGGGTTCGGGGCCGTACAAGATCGCTTCCTTCTCGCCCGGCGCAACGATCCGTTATGAATTGCGTGACGACTATTGGGGCAAGGACCTCAATGTAAATGTCGGCCAGAACAATTTCCGCAACGTCAACTACACCTATTTCGGCGATCGGGATGTCGAGTTCGAGGCCTTTCGCGCTGGCAACAGCGACTACTGGCAGGAAACCACGGCTGCCCGTTGGGCGACGGGATATGATTTTCCCGCGGTGAAGGAAGGACGTGTCAAAAAAGAGGAGGTTGCAAACCCGCTGCGCGCCACCGGCATCATGCAGGCTCTCGTGCCCAACATGCGACGTGACCTCTTCAAGGACATCAGGGTCCGCGAGGCGCTGAACTATGGTCTGGATTTTGAGGAGCTGAACCGCACTGTGGCCTTTAACAGTTACAAACGCATCGACAGCTATTTCTGGAACACCGAACTCGCCTCCTCCGGCCTGCCACAGGGCAGAGAGCTGGAAATTCTGCAGGGCATGAAGGATAAGGTGCCGGCAGAAATCTTCACCACCCCCTATATCAATCCCGTCGGCGGCGATCCGCAGAAAAGCCGCGATAACCTCCGCAAGGCGATTGCGCTTTTCAAAGAAGCCGGCTGGGAGCTGAAGGGCAATCGCATGGTCAATACCAAGACGGGCCAGCCGATGAGTTTCGAGATCCTGTTGTCGAGCCCCATGTTGGAGCGCTGGGCGGTGCCTTATGCCAACAATCTCAGGAAAATCGGCATCGATGCGCGGATCCGAACAGTCGATGCCTCGCAATCTGTCAACCGTGAACGCAGCTTCGACTACGATATGATCTGGAATGTCTGGGCGGAGACCATGAATCCGGGCAACGAACAAGCCGACTATTGGGGATCCGGTTCGGTCAACCAACAGGGTTCCCGCAATTATGCGGGCATTGCCAACCCCGCCGTTGATGAGCTCATTCGCATGATTATCTTCGCGCCGAACCGCGACGAGCAGATCGCAGCGATCAAGGCCATGGATCGGGTCTTGCTTGCAAATCACTACGTCATCCCGCTGTTCTACCGCGATACTTATAACATCGCCTATTGGAACACGCTCACGCATCCGGCCGAGTTTCCGGCCTACAGCCTTGGCTTCCCCGATGCTTGGTGGTCGACCTCGGTAAAATGA
- a CDS encoding microcin C ABC transporter permease YejB translates to MGAYILRRLLLMIPTIVGIMAISFIVIQFAPGGPVEQVIAQLTGQADSADQRLSGGGDLLSGGGSDEGSKYRGAQGLDPELIAKLEKQFGFDKPPLTRFGEMMWNYIRFDFGESFFRNTSVLELIKEKLPVSISLGIWILIFSYAISIPLGIRKAIKDGSTFDVWTSGVIVVGYAVPSFLFGILLIVLFAGGSFYDWFPLRGLVSDNFDQLAWWQKPLDYFWHLTLPLISLSLSAFATTTLLTKNSFIEEIKKQYVVTARAKGLNQRQVLYGHVFRNAMLIIIAGFPGAFISAFFTGSLLIENIFSLDGLGRLGYLSVVNRDYPIVFATLYIFSLLGLVVSLVSDLIYTWIDPRIDFERRDV, encoded by the coding sequence ATGGGCGCCTATATTCTTCGCCGCCTGCTTCTGATGATCCCGACCATCGTCGGCATCATGGCGATTTCCTTCATCGTCATCCAGTTCGCGCCCGGCGGCCCCGTCGAGCAGGTGATCGCCCAATTGACCGGTCAGGCCGATAGTGCCGACCAGCGCCTGTCCGGCGGTGGCGATCTTCTCAGCGGCGGCGGCAGCGATGAAGGCTCGAAATATCGCGGTGCCCAGGGGCTCGACCCGGAACTGATCGCCAAGCTCGAAAAGCAGTTCGGCTTCGACAAGCCGCCGCTGACCCGTTTTGGCGAGATGATGTGGAACTACATCCGCTTCGATTTCGGCGAGAGTTTCTTCCGCAACACCTCCGTGCTCGAACTCATCAAGGAGAAGCTGCCGGTGTCGATCTCGCTCGGCATCTGGATCCTGATCTTCTCCTATGCCATCTCCATCCCGCTCGGTATCCGCAAGGCGATCAAGGATGGATCGACCTTCGATGTCTGGACGTCGGGCGTCATCGTCGTCGGTTACGCGGTGCCGAGCTTCCTCTTCGGCATTCTCCTGATCGTGCTTTTTGCCGGTGGGTCCTTCTATGACTGGTTTCCGCTGCGCGGCCTGGTCTCCGATAATTTCGACCAACTGGCCTGGTGGCAGAAGCCGCTTGACTATTTCTGGCACCTCACCTTGCCGCTGATCTCGCTCTCCCTGTCGGCCTTCGCAACGACGACGCTTTTGACCAAGAATTCCTTCATCGAGGAGATCAAGAAGCAATATGTCGTCACCGCCCGCGCCAAGGGCCTGAACCAGCGGCAGGTGCTCTACGGTCATGTCTTTCGCAACGCCATGCTGATCATCATTGCCGGTTTTCCCGGCGCCTTCATTTCCGCTTTCTTCACCGGCTCGCTGTTGATCGAAAATATCTTCTCGCTGGATGGTCTCGGCCGTCTCGGCTATCTCTCGGTCGTCAACCGGGATTACCCGATCGTCTTCGCCACCCTCTACATCTTCTCGCTGCTCGGCCTCGTCGTCAGCCTGGTTTCCGACCTGATCTACACCTGGATCGATCCGCGTATCGATTTCGAGCGGAGGGATGTCTGA
- a CDS encoding ABC transporter permease, with product MDAAANPAVTTPVKPPRKGLLSPTNIRRWQNFKANGRGYWSLWLFLVLFVLSLFAEFLANDRPIIASYKGEILFPVLIDYPEEKFGGFLAETDYRSSVITDEINANGWMIWPPIRYSYRSVNSNIPHSAPTAPFWLMTKEQRCAGYPQGANDPDCTPGNLNWLGTDDQARDVLARVIYGFRISVLFGLVLTICSAILGVTAGAVQGYFGGWTDLLLQRFIEIWSSMPVLYILLIIAALLPPGFFVLLGIMLLFSWVGFVGIVRAEFLRARNFEYVRAARALGVNNRTIMWRHLLPNAMVATLTFLPFILSGSITTLTSLDFLGFGMPPGSPSLGEMIAQGKTNLQAPWLGLTAFFAMSIMLSLLIFIGEAVRDAFDPRKTFQ from the coding sequence ATGGACGCCGCCGCAAATCCTGCAGTCACAACACCCGTCAAGCCGCCGCGCAAGGGCCTGCTGTCGCCGACCAACATCCGCCGCTGGCAGAATTTCAAGGCGAACGGTCGCGGTTACTGGTCGCTGTGGCTGTTCCTGGTGTTGTTCGTGCTCAGCCTGTTCGCCGAGTTCCTCGCCAACGACCGGCCGATCATCGCCTCCTACAAGGGCGAGATCCTCTTTCCTGTTCTCATCGACTATCCCGAGGAGAAGTTCGGCGGCTTTCTGGCCGAAACCGACTACCGTTCCTCGGTTATAACCGACGAGATCAATGCCAATGGCTGGATGATCTGGCCACCGATCCGCTATTCCTACCGCTCGGTCAATTCCAATATTCCGCATTCGGCCCCCACCGCCCCCTTCTGGCTGATGACGAAGGAGCAGCGTTGCGCCGGTTATCCGCAAGGGGCGAACGATCCGGACTGCACCCCCGGCAATCTCAACTGGCTCGGCACTGACGACCAGGCGCGCGACGTGTTGGCGCGCGTCATCTACGGCTTCCGCATATCGGTGCTCTTCGGCCTGGTGCTGACCATCTGCTCGGCGATCCTCGGCGTGACGGCGGGTGCGGTGCAGGGCTATTTCGGCGGCTGGACCGATCTGCTGTTGCAGCGCTTCATCGAGATCTGGTCGTCGATGCCGGTGCTCTACATCCTGCTGATCATCGCCGCACTCCTGCCGCCCGGCTTCTTCGTGCTGCTCGGCATCATGCTGCTCTTCTCCTGGGTCGGCTTCGTCGGCATCGTGCGCGCCGAATTCCTGCGCGCCCGCAATTTCGAATATGTCCGCGCCGCCCGCGCGCTCGGCGTCAACAATCGCACCATCATGTGGCGCCATCTGCTGCCGAACGCCATGGTCGCGACGCTGACCTTCCTGCCCTTCATCCTCTCCGGCTCGATCACGACGCTGACCTCGCTCGATTTCCTTGGCTTCGGCATGCCGCCGGGCTCCCCCTCGCTCGGCGAGATGATCGCGCAGGGCAAGACCAATCTGCAGGCGCCATGGCTCGGGCTGACGGCCTTCTTTGCCATGTCGATCATGCTTTCCCTGCTGATCTTCATCGGCGAAGCCGTGCGCGATGCCTTCGATCCGAGGAAGACGTTTCAATGA
- a CDS encoding ABC transporter ATP-binding protein — MSDMTEPLLSVRDLSVAFHQGGETSLAVDHISFDIAKGEVVALVGESGSGKSVSANSILRLLPYPSASHPSGEILFKGKDLLKASERDLREVRGNDITMIFQEPMTSLNPLHSIEKQIAEILALHQGLTGQSARGRVLELLNQVGIREPEKRLKAYPHELSGGQRQRVMIAMALANRPELLIADEPTTALDVTVQAQILELLRQLKAVHGMSMLFITHDLGIVRKFADRVCVMTKGRIVETGTVEDVFANPKHEYTRHLLASEPRGEPPLADPSKPMVMEGSDIRVWFPIKAGLMRRVVDHVKAVDGIDLSLRAGQTLGVVGESGSGKTTLGLALTRLISSQGRIAFVGRDIAGYSFNEMRPLRNQLQVVFQDPYGSLSPRMSVGDIVAEGLKVHELSLTAEERDQRVCWALEEVGLDPLTRWRYPHEFSGGQRQRIAIARAMVLKPRFVMLDEPTSALDMSVQAQVVDLLRDLQKKHDLAYLFISHDLKVVKALANDVIVMRFGKVVEQGPSAEIFRAPKDDYTRALMAAAFNIEAVPTPAVQQ; from the coding sequence ATGAGTGACATGACAGAACCGCTGCTTTCCGTTCGCGATCTCTCGGTTGCCTTTCATCAGGGCGGAGAGACCTCGCTTGCCGTCGATCACATCTCCTTCGATATCGCCAAAGGCGAGGTCGTGGCGCTCGTCGGCGAATCCGGCTCCGGCAAATCGGTTTCGGCCAACTCGATCCTGCGGCTTTTGCCTTATCCTTCCGCAAGCCATCCCTCCGGCGAAATCCTCTTCAAGGGCAAGGACCTCTTGAAGGCGTCGGAGCGGGACCTGCGTGAAGTGCGCGGCAACGACATCACCATGATCTTCCAGGAGCCGATGACCTCGCTCAATCCGCTTCATTCGATCGAGAAGCAGATCGCCGAGATCCTCGCCCTCCACCAAGGCCTCACCGGTCAGTCGGCGCGTGGGCGCGTACTGGAATTGCTGAACCAGGTCGGCATCCGCGAACCCGAAAAACGGTTGAAAGCCTATCCACACGAACTGTCAGGTGGCCAGCGCCAGCGCGTCATGATCGCCATGGCGCTCGCCAACCGTCCGGAGCTGCTGATCGCCGACGAGCCGACCACCGCGCTCGACGTCACCGTACAGGCGCAGATCCTCGAATTGCTCCGGCAGTTAAAAGCCGTCCACGGCATGTCGATGCTGTTCATCACTCATGATCTCGGCATTGTGCGCAAATTCGCCGATCGCGTCTGCGTCATGACCAAGGGCAGGATCGTCGAAACCGGCACCGTCGAGGACGTCTTCGCCAATCCGAAGCATGAATATACCCGGCACCTTCTCGCCTCCGAACCGCGCGGCGAGCCGCCGCTGGCCGATCCGTCGAAACCGATGGTGATGGAAGGTTCGGATATCCGCGTCTGGTTCCCGATCAAGGCTGGGCTGATGCGTCGCGTCGTCGATCACGTCAAGGCGGTCGACGGCATCGATCTTTCGCTGCGCGCCGGCCAGACGCTCGGCGTCGTCGGCGAGTCCGGTTCCGGCAAGACCACGCTCGGCCTGGCGCTCACCCGGCTGATCTCCTCGCAAGGTCGGATTGCCTTTGTCGGCAGGGATATAGCCGGCTATTCGTTCAACGAGATGCGGCCGCTTCGCAACCAGCTGCAGGTCGTCTTCCAGGATCCTTACGGCTCGCTCAGCCCGCGCATGTCGGTCGGCGATATCGTCGCCGAGGGGCTGAAGGTGCATGAGCTCTCCCTGACCGCTGAAGAACGCGACCAGCGCGTCTGCTGGGCGCTGGAGGAGGTGGGCCTCGATCCGCTCACCCGCTGGCGTTATCCGCATGAATTCTCCGGCGGCCAGCGCCAGCGCATTGCCATTGCCCGGGCCATGGTGCTGAAGCCGCGCTTCGTCATGCTCGACGAGCCGACCTCCGCGCTCGACATGAGCGTGCAGGCGCAGGTCGTCGATCTGCTGCGCGATCTGCAGAAGAAGCATGATCTCGCCTATCTCTTCATCAGCCACGACCTGAAGGTGGTGAAGGCGCTCGCCAATGACGTCATCGTCATGCGGTTCGGCAAGGTGGTGGAGCAGGGCCCGTCAGCGGAAATCTTCCGCGCGCCGAAGGACGATTACACCCGGGCACTGATGGCCGCTGCTTTCAACATCGAGGCGGTGCCGACACCCGCCGTACAGCAATAA
- a CDS encoding 2-hydroxyacid dehydrogenase, translating to MSATPPVLVDIKFNPEGVARVLKTAFADRGSINLANPADRARDLREVEYALLWKPDADLFARAPNLKVIFSGGAGVDHIIGMAGLPEIPIVRFVDRSLTTRMSEWVVMQCLMHLRGQYAHDNHQRQREWAKLIAPEAAEVTVGVMGLGILGQDAVAKLRVMGFNVIGWSRTRKQIDGVETFDASELDSFLASTDILVGLLPLTPETAGFYDAGLFAKLRRNGALGQPVFINAGRGKSQVEGDILSAIRDGTLGGASLDVFEVEPLASDNPLWDLQNVFLTPHDAAVSEENALFRHVETQIARFERGEPLQFVVDRAAGY from the coding sequence ATGTCCGCAACTCCTCCCGTTCTCGTCGACATCAAGTTCAATCCCGAAGGCGTCGCCCGCGTGCTGAAGACGGCGTTTGCCGACCGCGGCAGCATCAATCTCGCCAATCCGGCCGATCGGGCACGCGATCTCCGTGAGGTCGAATACGCGCTTCTCTGGAAACCGGATGCCGACCTTTTCGCGCGGGCGCCGAACCTGAAAGTGATCTTCTCCGGCGGCGCCGGCGTCGACCACATCATCGGCATGGCCGGCCTGCCCGAGATCCCGATCGTTCGCTTCGTCGACCGCAGCCTGACGACGCGCATGAGCGAATGGGTGGTCATGCAATGCCTGATGCATCTGCGCGGGCAATACGCCCATGACAACCACCAGCGGCAACGGGAATGGGCCAAACTGATCGCGCCGGAGGCGGCTGAGGTGACGGTCGGCGTCATGGGCCTCGGCATTCTCGGACAGGACGCGGTCGCCAAGCTGAGGGTGATGGGTTTTAACGTCATCGGCTGGTCGCGCACCCGCAAGCAGATCGACGGCGTCGAAACCTTTGACGCCAGCGAATTGGACAGCTTCCTCGCAAGCACCGACATCCTCGTCGGCCTGCTGCCGCTGACGCCTGAAACAGCAGGATTCTATGACGCCGGGCTGTTTGCGAAGCTGCGCCGCAACGGTGCGCTCGGGCAACCGGTCTTCATCAATGCCGGCCGCGGCAAGAGCCAGGTCGAGGGCGATATCCTTTCCGCCATCCGTGACGGCACCCTCGGCGGCGCTTCCCTCGATGTCTTCGAGGTGGAGCCGCTTGCATCAGACAACCCATTGTGGGACTTGCAGAACGTCTTCCTCACGCCGCACGACGCGGCCGTTTCCGAAGAAAACGCGCTGTTCCGTCATGTCGAGACACAGATCGCCCGTTTCGAGCGTGGCGAGCCGCTGCAATTCGTGGTCGACCGCGCCGCCGGCTATTGA